A window from Calonectris borealis unplaced genomic scaffold, bCalBor7.hap1.2 HAP1_SCAFFOLD_243, whole genome shotgun sequence encodes these proteins:
- the LOC142077407 gene encoding voltage-dependent calcium channel gamma-7 subunit — protein MSSCSSRALTLLSSVFGACGLLLVGIAVSTDYWLYMEEGVVLPQNQSTEVRMALHAGLWRVCFFAGREKGRCVASEYFLEPEINLVTENTENILKTVRTATPFPMVSLFLVFTAFVISNVGHIRPQRTLLAFVSGIFFILSGLSLVVGLVLYISSINDEVMNRPSGSEQYFQYRYGWSFAFAASSFLLKEGAGVMSVYLFTKRYAEEELYRAPAGLLRPRLSACSGLSGQFLQPRAWPRARSPSEASSDVSIQMTQNYPPAIKYPQHGHLSTSPC, from the exons ATGAGCTCGTGCAGCAGCCGGGCGCTGACGCTGCTGAGCAGCGTCTTCGGGGCCTgcgggctgctgctggtgggcaTCGCCGTCAGCACCGACTACTGGCTCTACATGGAGGAGGGGGTGGTGCTGCCCCAGAACCAGAGCACCGAGGTGCGCATGGCCCTGCACGCCGGCCTCTGGCGCGTCTGCTTCTTCGCCG GGCGGGAGAAGGGGCGCTGCGTCGCCTCCGAATATTTCCTGGAGCCCGAAATCAACCTCGTGACCGAAAACACCGAGAACATCCTCA AGACGGTGCGGACGGCGACCCCCTTCCCCATGGTCAGCCTCTTCCTCGTCTTCACGGCCTTCGTCATCAGCAACGTGGGGCACATCCGCCCCCAGCGCACGCTGCTGGCCTTCGTCTCCGGCATCTTCTTCATCCTCTCCG ggcTGTCgctggtggtggggctggtgctCTACATCTCCAGCATCAACGACGAGGTGATGAACCGGCCCAGCGGCTCCGAGCAGTATTTCCAGTACCGCTACGGCTGGTCCTTCGCCTTCGccgcctcctccttcctcctcaaagag ggcgcgggcgTGATGTCGGTGTACCTGTTCACCAAGCGCTACGCGGAGGAGGAGCTGTACCGGGCGCCGGCGGGGCTGCTGCGGCCGCGGCTGAGCGCCTGCTCGGGGCTGTCGGGGCAGTTCCTGCAGCCCCGCGCGTGGCCCCGCGCCCGCAGCCCCTCCGAGGCCTCCTCCGACGTCTCCATCCAGATGACCCAGAACTACCCCCCCGCCATCAAGTACCCCCAGCACGGGCACCTCTCCACCTCCCCCTGctag